A window of the Candidatus Korarchaeota archaeon NZ13-K genome harbors these coding sequences:
- the rps8p gene encoding 30S ribosomal protein S8 (binds directly to 16S rRNA central domain where it helps coordinate assembly of the platform of the 30S subunit), with amino-acid sequence MTRLDPLADAMSALTNGSMVGKREVVINVASKLIGRV; translated from the coding sequence ATGACGAGGCTGGACCCCCTGGCAGATGCTATGAGCGCTCTCACGAACGGTTCAATGGTCGGGAAGAGGGAGGTCGTGATAAACGTGGCCTCCAAGCTTATAGGGAGGGT
- a CDS encoding 30S ribosomal protein S14 → MAKPKKKVRTKGKGAYVCRRCGRVGYGIIRKYDLYLCRSCFLEVAPLMGWRKYE, encoded by the coding sequence ATGGCCAAACCCAAGAAGAAGGTCAGGACGAAGGGCAAGGGGGCCTACGTCTGCAGGAGGTGCGGCAGGGTGGGGTACGGGATAATAAGGAAGTATGATCTATACCTCTGCAGGTCCTGCTTCCTGGAGGTGGCCCCCCTGATGGGCTGGAGGAAGTACGAGTGA
- a CDS encoding 50S ribosomal protein L5 — protein MQELREEILRRWERNPMLIPRVLAVTLNIAVGRSGEVLERAGKVLEELTGQKPVERRAKRTIREFGIRKKEPIAVSVTVRGKKAVELLDRLAEAVGRRIKASSFDEFGNFAFGIKEHIDIPGVKYRADIGIFGMDVIVTMGRAGYRVARRRIERRRIPLRQRLSRMESIVFAEKYLNMEVIQASE, from the coding sequence TTGCAGGAACTCAGGGAGGAGATACTGAGGAGGTGGGAGAGAAACCCCATGCTAATCCCTAGGGTCCTCGCCGTGACGCTGAACATAGCCGTTGGCAGGAGCGGGGAGGTTCTCGAGAGGGCCGGCAAGGTCCTGGAGGAGCTGACTGGTCAGAAGCCGGTGGAGAGAAGGGCCAAGAGGACAATAAGGGAGTTTGGAATAAGGAAGAAGGAGCCGATAGCTGTCTCAGTTACAGTTAGGGGAAAGAAAGCCGTTGAGCTTCTTGATAGACTGGCGGAGGCCGTGGGAAGGAGGATAAAGGCTAGCTCCTTCGATGAGTTCGGGAACTTCGCCTTCGGGATAAAGGAGCACATAGACATACCTGGAGTCAAGTACAGGGCCGATATAGGCATATTCGGGATGGACGTCATAGTGACGATGGGAAGGGCCGGTTACAGGGTGGCCAGGAGGAGGATCGAGAGGAGGAGGATTCCCCTGAGGCAAAGGCTCAGCAGAATGGAGTCGATCGTCTTCGCCGAGAAGTACTTAAATATGGAGGTCATTCAAGCGAGCGAGTAG
- a CDS encoding 30S ribosomal protein S4e: MSMGKMGDSRHLKRLAAPGYYPVAKRERVWVVKPRPGPHPLDEGIPLLLVVRDVLGLATTAREAKKIISMRKIYVDGKPRYDHKFQVGLMDVISIPEMDAHYRIVPDPHRFLRLLEIPAAESRLKVVKVVGKRTVRGGRIQLTSHDGRNFLFSDRIGREVRPGDSLLIEIPSQEIKEVMKFQQGSLVLVTRGRMAGRLGVLEGVGEIVEIRDAENPELVYRGVPKNVMVVGRETPRVKVR; encoded by the coding sequence GTGAGCATGGGCAAGATGGGAGATTCAAGGCATCTCAAGAGGCTGGCTGCCCCGGGCTACTATCCAGTGGCCAAGAGGGAGAGGGTCTGGGTGGTGAAGCCCAGGCCGGGGCCCCACCCGCTCGACGAGGGGATACCCCTTCTCCTAGTGGTGAGGGACGTGCTGGGACTAGCCACCACCGCTAGGGAGGCCAAGAAGATAATAAGCATGAGGAAGATCTACGTGGACGGGAAGCCAAGGTACGACCACAAGTTCCAGGTCGGTCTGATGGACGTGATATCGATCCCGGAGATGGACGCTCATTACAGGATCGTGCCCGATCCTCACAGGTTCCTCAGGCTCCTGGAGATACCCGCGGCCGAGAGCAGGCTGAAGGTCGTCAAGGTGGTTGGGAAGAGGACCGTGAGGGGAGGCAGGATCCAGCTGACCTCGCACGACGGCAGGAACTTCCTCTTCAGCGATAGGATCGGGCGCGAGGTGAGGCCAGGTGATTCCCTTCTGATAGAAATCCCTTCCCAGGAGATTAAGGAGGTGATGAAGTTCCAGCAGGGCTCCCTTGTCCTCGTCACGAGGGGTAGGATGGCGGGACGCCTAGGGGTTCTCGAGGGGGTCGGGGAGATAGTTGAGATCAGGGACGCTGAGAACCCGGAGCTCGTCTACAGGGGGGTTCCCAAGAACGTCATGGTGGTGGGCAGGGAAACCCCCAGGGTGAAGGTGAGGTGA
- a CDS encoding 50S ribosomal protein L24, producing the protein MQRTTSHKPSKQRKYLYNAPLHHRAKIMSAPLSEELRSKYGIRSLPVRRGDRVRVVRGDFRGSEGEVISVDRKRYRIAIKGIVRKKADGTEVPVPIHPSKVVITKLNLKDEARRRILERRGAKVEVVEEGE; encoded by the coding sequence ATGCAGAGGACGACCTCTCACAAGCCCAGCAAGCAGAGGAAGTACCTCTACAATGCCCCCCTCCATCACAGGGCCAAGATCATGTCGGCCCCCCTATCGGAGGAGCTCAGGAGCAAGTACGGCATAAGGTCTCTCCCGGTGAGGAGGGGGGACAGGGTCAGGGTGGTCAGGGGCGACTTCAGGGGCAGCGAGGGCGAGGTCATATCCGTAGATAGGAAGAGGTACAGGATAGCGATAAAGGGGATCGTCAGGAAGAAGGCTGATGGGACTGAGGTTCCAGTTCCCATACATCCGTCGAAGGTAGTCATAACGAAGCTAAACCTCAAGGACGAGGCCAGGAGGAGGATCCTGGAGAGGAGGGGGGCGAAGGTCGAGGTGGTGGAGGAGGGTGAGTGA
- a CDS encoding 50S ribosomal protein L14 codes for MSKVARRRKVEGVKPKISRGLPVRARLKCVDNTGAKLLMIIGVHGYKGRKDRIPTASVGDMVSVVVKKGRYDLMHKPFKAIIVRQRMPYRRKNGQWVVFEDNAAVLVNDDGTPRGSEFRGPIAKEAIERWPSLSVVSAQVV; via the coding sequence ATGTCGAAGGTCGCGAGGAGGAGAAAGGTAGAGGGTGTGAAACCCAAGATATCGCGGGGTCTACCGGTTAGGGCCAGGCTGAAGTGCGTAGATAACACCGGGGCGAAGTTACTCATGATAATCGGGGTCCACGGCTACAAGGGAAGGAAGGATAGGATACCGACCGCCAGCGTGGGAGACATGGTCTCCGTGGTGGTCAAGAAGGGGAGGTATGACCTCATGCACAAGCCCTTCAAGGCGATAATAGTGAGGCAGCGGATGCCCTACAGGAGGAAGAATGGGCAGTGGGTCGTCTTCGAGGATAATGCCGCAGTTCTCGTCAACGATGATGGCACCCCCAGGGGGTCGGAGTTCAGGGGACCCATAGCCAAGGAGGCCATAGAGAGGTGGCCGAGCCTCAGCGTGGTCTCCGCTCAGGTCGTGTGA